One Deltaproteobacteria bacterium DNA segment encodes these proteins:
- the rimI gene encoding ribosomal-protein-alanine N-acetyltransferase: MEKPQGRESTCGFFASGENLRFRPMTMADIDEIMVIERSAYRFPWSQGFFLQELQVTCARSILAEADGKIVGYALYWLLPEMIDIHNLATHIDYRRRGIGRLLLTQILAQASAQLISRVTLEVRKSNSPAQRLYESCGFLTTGVRKGYYSDNGEDALAMTLDVPHIG, from the coding sequence ATGGAAAAGCCACAGGGTCGCGAAAGCACCTGTGGCTTTTTTGCGTCTGGCGAAAACCTGCGCTTTCGGCCGATGACGATGGCTGACATCGATGAGATTATGGTCATCGAGCGCAGCGCTTATCGCTTTCCTTGGAGCCAAGGTTTCTTTCTCCAAGAGCTTCAAGTGACTTGTGCGCGCTCGATCCTGGCCGAAGCCGACGGCAAAATCGTGGGCTATGCTCTCTACTGGCTGCTGCCGGAGATGATCGATATCCACAATCTTGCCACGCACATCGATTATCGCCGGCGCGGTATCGGGCGCTTACTTCTGACCCAAATTTTGGCCCAGGCATCGGCTCAACTTATTAGTCGAGTGACACTTGAGGTTCGGAAGTCTAATTCACCAGCGCAAAGGCTTTATGAGTCCTGCGGTTTTCTCACCACGGGAGTCCGAAAAGGCTATTATTCGGACAACGGCGAAGACGCCCTAGCGAT